The Oreochromis niloticus isolate F11D_XX linkage group LG18, O_niloticus_UMD_NMBU, whole genome shotgun sequence DNA window AGACATCAAGGCCCTGTTCACACGTACGCGGGTATTTTTTGGTAATCTTCCTTTCAGAGTGAACATTTTCAGAAGTATTTACTTGTGAACAAAGTCTTGGTAGATGTGTGGTGTGTTTTTATATGaacagatttttaaataataaacaaaacacctgTGTATATCAGAATATAGCCCAAAATCACAAGTGTACAGTTCCTAATAAATGCTGATGCTGCTTCATATGTGCTTTGCTAGGACTGAGATATACCTTTAACTATCAATTTGATCAATTTATAGATCTTGATCTATCTTTACTCATTAGCCAAAATCGCTTGATTTGAGCAGTGTTTaaaactgcacatttacgcAGTTGTAAAAGAGTAAAGGGCACGACTTTCAAAATTCTGTTACAGGTCAGACATTTTAACCCTCACATTAATATCAATAACAGGGGCTTTTAAttgtaaacataaaaatgaagatTGGAAATGACTGAAAAGGTAAGGCAATACTTTCTCTATGAGGAATTGTAGACTTTTTTGTCAATCACGGTCCTTTGGAGGTGGCGTCCAAATGTCCAGAAAGAAGACTCCCCCACTCTTTTCCATGTGTTGTGACCATCTTGCATCCTTAGTTAATGGTGTAGAATAATGAAGTCGTGCCAGATAGGAAATAAAAACTGCCAGTTATTCATACTTAAACCTTCTGGTTACTGTTAAAATGTACATGTAATGTGCATATGTATTTGCAAATGTTACACTCAATTTACGTGCTAGGCGTACGTTCACAAACCTGTGttctgccagaaagtgatttctGATGTTTCTATATGTTTTCTACCCATAACACCTTTGCCTATATTCTTAAATAAACTGTAGTCAACTGGATTCCCACAGAGGTTATAAAATGAAGGAATAACCTGCTTTGTCTCTAtgactctgtgttattgtacctacattataatCAATTCAGTCCTTTATGGAAACTTAATATCTTTTAATAGAACTCTAATGTTACATTTGTTGCAATTTCTGCTGCAATCTTGGCCATATCTCTGttgaaaaagacatttttattgtcAGTGACAATTTTACCTGGATAAGTAACAGATTGCAGCACCTACCTTGTAACAgcaatgttgtttgtggctcaaagTGACTTGATATCATTCATAAGAGATACGTTTGACAGATAGGCAATACGTTTCAATCCACTTCTAACAAACATGTATAGATATGCTATGATCATTACAGTATGGTGATAATGATGATGTCCGTGAAAGGGTTTGTCTGGTTTTAAATTTTTTAGCTTTTGGACTGCAGTTTAGAAATGTGCATATGTATAAATGCCTGAATTACAGACCTTTAGTTTCAAATTGCACATGAGCAGCCAGGCATGTTGAAAACCCACATGCTAGCATTTTGTTCTTTCTACTTTTAgcttacattttattcacattaaTGGGGATTTATACACATTTATCATTGTCTGTGTAGCTACATTCAAAGTTTCTCTTGCACATTCCTAAACATTTATTGTATCTGTACTCTGGAACTGTAGGTCTGGATGTCTGTGCATGTACTCTCTTTCCCTCTTTGGATCCACAGAGATGATTTTGATCCTGCCCTCCTCCACCCCGGTTTTGAGCCTCCTCACTATGAACTCTGTACACTGCGCCGTGCCCCCTCAGGTGACCTGACCGATCCTGCCCTGGCCGAGGACTTTGACAAGTTCCACAAGCTGAGACGCTCCGAAAGCAAATGCATCCGCGACCACCACTGTGGCTCTCACCAGGGCAGTGTCCACGGTAGCCGCAGCAACTTGAGCGTGAGGGACGCCACCATTGTACCTGATGGGGGCGCTCTTGTGTCCCAGTTGCAGCCAGTGATGGTGAACCAGCAGTCGCCCCGACTCTCTCACCACAACACGCCGACGAGTCGACGGAACATTGTGGTGATGAAGCACAGCTACTCACAGGACGCTGCAGGAGGGTACagggcagaggaggaggaggatttaATGATGGATGATGGTCCCACTACCAGTCAGCACCACATGTACCATCATCCAATCCACCACGGCCCATCAGGGCTTGACCACACTGTCCATCGTACACTGTCTAATGACTTCTaattaaaagaacaacaaaaggTCCcaaatgaaactgcagtaaaaaTTAATATTCCAAATAGAGGTGGccaattttttaatttttcttttaacctaGTATGGTCAGTAGAGTTCCTTTTTCTCAAACATTCCAAGTAATTTCCAAGAATGCAATCCAAAAGTCTTTTTAATAGTAATTCCCCAAAACCAAAGAGTTTAGGAGCTATCTTGAATGGTATACTGCTCTGTCAATGTAATTCATGAGAGATGGTTCCAAGGATAAGTAGACCTATTTTGCTGGATCACAGTTCCATTTTGTCCTTTTTGAGTTCCTTGTTTGTTTAAATTTTCCACTCTAGGCTAGAATATGTCACATGGATCAAATCATATTcaatataatattattaattaattattttgatgtttgaagTGTTTCCTATATGGCTGAACATGCCTACAACACCAAAGCAAGAAAAATGCAATTATAAGTGTTATTTATCATCCGATTTACATGTATGTCAGGTCATATTGTGGctgatttatttcattttatttactgAATTAAATATTTACCCTCTGCTTGAATTTGACCATGGCACAGcatatttatttgtgtgtgtgtgtgtgtgtgtgtgtgtgtgtgtgtgtgtgtgtttgcaaaaGCCAGTCTCAGATGAATGGTTCAtcacaaatgaaaaacattaaatacacaTTTGAATAAAAGGTCAGAATTTAGCCACCAGAACATTATTCACAGAATTCTGGCATTTTATCGATGAGTTTGGTCCTTGGTCACACAAAGTTTATCAGTGATTGTCATAAAAATAGCTCACGAAATAGATTCATTATCTAGTTACTTTTAGGTTTGCAATTGGAAAttggtgtttattattatttgttattttttatatatatattttatttatttatttttaaccacGCTCGAAACATAATGAAAGCTAGCTTGAATGGGAACGAAAGCGGGGAGGAACGGTTTGTAGTCCCTCTTTGTCATCCACTCGGGCCGATTATAGCCTTGCACAGGTCGTGTATTACAATGCTTACATGTTACAATAACATATAAATAACAGGACGTTGAACTATGATAATCTCTTTTTTCGTAACTAAGGACAACATAGACTTGCAATTTATTCGAAcaatatttaatttcatttatgaAAACGTGAGCTCGAATAAGTAAGAGCTTGCTAGCTGAAACACAGTCCCCGCTGTCATTCATGGAGTTCAGTGAACGATTGCATACGTTGCGTTAAACTAGCGTCATGTCACAAGAGGAGCTCCTGCTGGACTCGGGACAGCCTAATGAGGATAACAGGGACAGAAAGGGCAGGAGCCGCATTGGGCTCGTCGTAACAGGGGTAGTGGGAGGGTCGCTGGTTGCTCTGTACGCGGTGGCTGCTCCGTTCGTGGCCCCTGCCCTGAGGAAAGTCTGCCTCCCGTTTGTCCCGGCCACCACGACTCAGGTGGAAAACGTCCTCAAGGCGTTAAGGGCAAGGTCGGGAACCCTGGTGGACATAGGGAGCGGAGATGGAAGGATAGTAAGTACTGTTCGGCCCTCTGACCCCCCTCAGGAACTATAAAGTTATAGttgcaagaaaaataaaaaggtatGGAAAGTCTTTAGAGAAACCATTATTTTATGCAAGGCGCAGTTATAGCTTaacaaaatataatcaaacttttaaaaaaaagctcgTAAATCATGTCTTAGTAATTGCAAAAGGCTCCTTTATCACCTACAAGCTCCAGCAGGTGTGTCCTGTAGCTGTTCAGGAGAACAGGGGACCAGTTCCGCCCTACAGACTCTTTAGTTTATGAGTGTCTGGGATGTCATGTGGCTGAACGGTTCTCTACAGGTTATGCCACAGCTGTTCGACTGTTATGTTGTGGGTTTACTTTTGTGCTTTGGATCGTGTCTTACACCTTTAGCCATCCTCTCCCAAGCTTCAGGTCAGGTCATAACTGTTGTCCTGATATCTTCTGTTGTTTATACAGTTTTGAAATAGTCCTGGTCTTGTGACAGCTGGGCTAGGCTTAAAAAAATCCAGGGCTAGTGCAGCGTTAGGCTTGGAAGTTACCACCCATGAaggccagagggttaaaaaaatggAAACTGTTTTTGAAATAATGTCAACATATCTTTTTGTCTTTCAAATAAATCTCTTCTCCAGTAACACAATGAGATCTCTGTGGGTTTTTAGATTTTcatcttctctctgtgtctAAAAATTGAGCTTAGACTTCAGCAAACAGCCTTAAAGCGTGAAAATTGAATTTCAGTACCGACCAATCTAACATGATTTACAAACATGGGGGGGTTATTACAGTGAACTATACTGTTTCCCCTTGCTTCTTGCAGGTGATTGCAGCAGCCAAACATGGTTTTCGTGCGTCAGGGTTTGAGCTGAACCCCTGGTTGGTGTGGTATTCTCGCTACAGGGCCTGGAGGGAGGGAGTCTACCGCTCCACCTCATTCCACATCTCAGACTTGTGGAAGGTCAGTGGTTTCTGaaaacagatctttgttttacagacaTCTGCTGTAACGAAGTTAGTCATTTAGCATGTTActtcctttttcctttcttaGGTCAGCTTTGCTCAGTACTCcaatgttgtcatttttggaGTCCCTCAGATGGTGAGTACCTCTGTGTCTCAAAAAAATGCATAAACTTGTGGAGTTCAAATCATCATGCTCATCATGTTTGTTTGCTGCTTTTATCTTCAGATGGAGAAGCTTGAGCTGAAATTGGCAAGCGAGCTGCCTAGCACAGCCAAGGTGGTGGCCTGTCGCTTCCCCTTCCCTACGTGGATTCCTGAAAGCACCGCAGGGGAGGGCATAGACACTGTATGGGTGTACGATGCAAAGACATTTAAATCACACCTGTAACATAAGAAGATCAAGTCTAGAACACCATTCTACTCTCagattattttaaaacttttgtAAAAATTTTGATAAAAAAGTAACTGGAAATAGTTACATATATCTCTTAACatttaaaactacaaaaacaggaaaaaaggaaaCGACCAGTGCtgtacatttgaaatgtgtgaCCATGTGAAATGACCATGACAATAAATAGTGATGATTAAGAATAAGTATTACTGTTTATTAATTGTTGTATAACGTTGCCCAGAAGTTTCAGTGCAAGTTGCAGGGATTATACCAGAGTCCTAGGAGGAAGCTGAACAGCCAACACACATCTTGGCAATTATTTTTGGCAATTATTATGAACTGCTACATACATTAGCTTTAattgtcttatttaaaaaatcaagtcaaATTTTTATACCAAAAATAGTTCTAAAAAGTTTGAGGTTTGTTTCCCAAGGAAGTTTAGTTTCTCTTATAACGTTTGCAATAATAAAAACGAGCAATTGGGAAACTGGCTTGTTGCGCTTagctgccatctagtggtgaaACTATCGCATTAACACTTGTTGTTTTGTGTACAGCTAGCTGATGAGCCATCAAGTAAAACAAGCTAAATTTAATTTGAAACGCATGATGACGTCAAACTTAACAGGGCACTGAAATAAAAAGTCTTGCTAGAAATGTTTACATGTAGATAGCCGGCGGTCATCGC harbors:
- the atpsckmt gene encoding protein N-lysine methyltransferase FAM173B encodes the protein MSQEELLLDSGQPNEDNRDRKGRSRIGLVVTGVVGGSLVALYAVAAPFVAPALRKVCLPFVPATTTQVENVLKALRARSGTLVDIGSGDGRIVIAAAKHGFRASGFELNPWLVWYSRYRAWREGVYRSTSFHISDLWKVSFAQYSNVVIFGVPQMMEKLELKLASELPSTAKVVACRFPFPTWIPESTAGEGIDTVWVYDAKTFKSHL